A stretch of the Pseudomonadota bacterium genome encodes the following:
- a CDS encoding DUF1232 domain-containing protein encodes MDSRVALRLKMIPLGAVFYLLLPYDLIPDFFVPVIGEIDDILILFFAFRLFLHLVPAEILREHQLKVGW; translated from the coding sequence TTGGATAGTCGGGTAGCCTTGCGCCTGAAAATGATTCCCCTTGGCGCGGTTTTCTATCTCTTGTTGCCCTATGATTTAATCCCGGATTTTTTTGTTCCAGTCATTGGTGAAATAGATGATATCCTGATTTTATTTTTCGCGTTTCGCTTGTTCCTGCACCTGGTGCCGGCGGAAATTCTACGTGAGCATCAATTAAAGGTTGGCTGGTGA
- a CDS encoding TlyA family RNA methyltransferase, with translation MKAGRERLDVVLVSRGLAASRERARALIMAGKVLCDDIVVDKAGQKVSLESVIRLNERDFPYVSRGGLKLAGALQSFSLDPAGCVALDVGASTGGFTHCLLLHGARLVYALDVGYGQLAWELQQDSRVVVMDRTNIRYLSPADFPETINFCVIDVSFISLEKVLPAVHPLLSAGTPVVALVKPQFEVGRSNVGKGGIVRDEKKQQEALEKIIKSAEGGGFDFQQKMISPITGQKGNREFIVYLRRD, from the coding sequence GTGAACGATTGGATGTAGTCCTGGTTTCCCGGGGTCTGGCAGCCAGTCGGGAGCGGGCCCGGGCTCTCATTATGGCCGGTAAGGTTCTTTGTGACGATATTGTGGTTGACAAGGCCGGCCAGAAGGTTTCCCTGGAGTCAGTTATTCGTCTCAATGAGCGTGATTTTCCCTATGTCAGCCGGGGCGGGTTGAAACTCGCCGGTGCTTTGCAATCTTTCAGCCTTGATCCTGCCGGTTGCGTTGCCCTGGATGTTGGAGCGTCCACTGGCGGTTTTACCCACTGTCTTCTGCTGCATGGAGCCCGACTGGTTTACGCGCTGGATGTTGGTTATGGCCAACTGGCCTGGGAGTTGCAGCAGGATTCCCGGGTTGTGGTTATGGATCGGACGAATATCCGTTACCTTTCGCCGGCGGATTTTCCGGAAACAATAAACTTTTGCGTCATTGATGTTTCTTTCATCTCACTGGAAAAAGTACTGCCGGCGGTTCATCCCCTTTTGAGTGCCGGAACGCCGGTTGTTGCTTTGGTGAAACCGCAGTTTGAGGTGGGGCGGAGTAATGTGGGAAAAGGGGGTATCGTCCGTGATGAAAAGAAGCAGCAGGAGGCCCTGGAAAAAATCATCAAATCAGCCGAAGGTGGCGGTTTTGACTTTCAGCAGAAAATGATTTCACCCATCACCGGGCAGAAGGGGAACCGGGAATTTATTGTTTACCTTCGGCGAGATTAA
- the ispG gene encoding flavodoxin-dependent (E)-4-hydroxy-3-methylbut-2-enyl-diphosphate synthase yields MINRRQSRKIMIGQLPIGGNTPVSVQSMTNTDTRNVNATVAQIHALTNAGCELVRVAVPDMAAAKILREIKSAIAIPLIADIHFQHQLAIESVNQGVDALRLNPGNIGSDQRVREVVHACRDRNVPIRIGVNAGSLEKDLVDRFGHTPRAMVDSALRHIRLLEDQQFNLIKISLKSSNVTDTIDAYRLLAEAVDYPFHIGITEAGTPKRGAIKSAVGIGILLYLGLGDTLRVSLTGDPVEEIFVAYQILQSLALRQRGIELISCPTCGRTEINLIDLATAVEKRLQHIRQPIKVAVMGCVVNGPGEAKTADIGIAGGRGNGLLFRHGKILRKVPEDKLLDELVEEVEKLAAELSL; encoded by the coding sequence ATGATTAACAGACGGCAGAGTAGAAAAATAATGATTGGACAACTGCCGATCGGCGGCAATACGCCCGTTTCGGTTCAGTCCATGACTAATACCGATACGAGGAATGTTAATGCTACCGTAGCCCAGATCCATGCCTTGACCAATGCCGGCTGTGAACTTGTGCGGGTGGCGGTGCCGGATATGGCAGCGGCAAAAATTCTCAGGGAAATAAAATCCGCCATTGCAATTCCATTGATAGCCGACATTCATTTTCAACATCAACTGGCCATTGAATCAGTCAATCAGGGCGTTGATGCCTTAAGGCTTAATCCAGGCAATATCGGTTCAGACCAGCGGGTCAGGGAAGTGGTGCATGCCTGTCGTGATCGGAATGTTCCCATCCGTATCGGGGTCAATGCCGGTTCACTGGAAAAAGATCTGGTCGATCGTTTTGGCCACACTCCCAGAGCGATGGTGGATAGCGCCTTGCGACATATTCGCCTGCTGGAAGATCAACAGTTCAACCTGATCAAGATTTCCTTGAAATCTTCCAATGTTACAGATACTATAGATGCTTATCGTTTGCTGGCTGAAGCGGTCGATTACCCTTTCCATATCGGTATTACTGAAGCCGGTACCCCAAAACGGGGAGCCATAAAGTCTGCTGTGGGGATCGGCATCTTATTGTATCTTGGATTGGGGGATACCTTGAGGGTTTCATTAACGGGTGATCCGGTTGAAGAGATCTTTGTTGCCTATCAGATACTTCAGAGTCTGGCCTTGCGACAAAGAGGAATTGAATTAATTTCCTGTCCAACCTGTGGCCGGACTGAAATCAATCTTATCGATCTTGCCACGGCGGTGGAAAAGCGATTGCAGCATATTCGTCAGCCGATCAAGGTTGCGGTAATGGGTTGTGTTGTCAATGGACCAGGTGAAGCAAAAACCGCCGATATCGGCATCGCCGGTGGACGGGGCAATGGACTGCTGTTTCGACACGGGAAAATACTCCGGAAAGTTCCCGAAGATAAACTGCTGGACGAACTGGTGGAAGAGGTAGAAAAACTTGCCGCCGAATTATCTCTCTAA